One Algibacter sp. L3A6 genomic region harbors:
- a CDS encoding HAD family hydrolase: protein MTYKAVIFDLDGTLVNSIEDITDAMNTVLRNHNYPTHTYKTYKNLVGSGIKSLVVNALQKNHRSDLEIDNCLNTMMTIYSERCTTKTQPYSGIIKLLDSLKSKQLKISVFSNKADVLTKKVVSALLPDYFEPVFGLKIEAHKKTNPIVALEICKTLNVLPEETIFVGDTGIDIQTANNATMLAVGVSWGFRDKKKLIDHGASHILNHPLDLIDLLSV, encoded by the coding sequence ATGACATATAAAGCAGTTATTTTTGATTTGGATGGCACATTAGTTAATTCTATAGAAGATATAACAGACGCTATGAATACCGTTCTACGAAATCACAATTACCCTACTCACACTTATAAAACCTATAAAAACCTTGTTGGTAGCGGAATAAAAAGTTTAGTGGTTAATGCCTTACAAAAAAATCACCGAAGTGATTTAGAAATAGATAATTGCCTTAACACCATGATGACTATTTATAGTGAGCGATGCACAACCAAAACGCAGCCTTACAGCGGTATTATTAAACTTTTAGATAGTTTAAAATCGAAACAACTAAAAATAAGCGTTTTTTCAAACAAAGCAGATGTACTTACTAAAAAAGTAGTATCAGCATTGCTGCCAGACTATTTTGAACCTGTTTTCGGGCTGAAGATTGAAGCGCATAAAAAAACCAATCCGATAGTAGCATTAGAAATATGTAAAACATTAAATGTACTACCCGAAGAAACAATTTTTGTTGGTGACACCGGTATTGACATACAAACAGCAAATAACGCAACCATGTTAGCTGTTGGTGTATCTTGGGGGTTTAGAGATAAAAAAAAATTGATTGATCATGGAGCGAGCCACATATTAAAT
- a CDS encoding carbonic anhydrase yields the protein MIKKISLPLLALLACFMSCKDYNKTIHSNEIAEVSHWSYAGETSPEHWIEIEKNSDCNGKHQSPINIINKDADSSATKGDLKILYAPSTHISKVINNGHSVQFDFENGDSINYKNENFYLKQIHFHEPSEHKINGIIYPIEMHLVHISKSGHIAVLGIMGEEGDDSQLFEFFESFLPINNGETKAIHQKIDLSSLFLEDKNYYSYGGSLTTPPCTEGVNWFVFKQPFILSEKEVLKLRNNMPVNNYRNEQPLNDRKVKFNY from the coding sequence ATGATAAAAAAAATCTCTTTACCTCTGTTAGCCTTATTAGCATGTTTTATGTCCTGCAAAGATTATAATAAAACAATCCACTCGAATGAAATAGCGGAAGTCTCTCATTGGAGCTATGCTGGCGAAACTTCTCCAGAACACTGGATTGAGATTGAAAAAAACTCCGATTGTAATGGCAAACACCAATCGCCTATAAATATTATTAATAAAGATGCAGACTCCTCGGCTACAAAAGGTGATTTAAAAATACTTTATGCGCCGTCTACCCATATCAGTAAAGTAATAAACAACGGACATTCCGTTCAGTTCGATTTTGAGAATGGTGATTCTATAAATTACAAGAATGAAAATTTCTATTTAAAACAAATTCATTTTCATGAACCATCGGAACATAAAATAAATGGTATAATCTATCCCATAGAAATGCATCTAGTGCACATTAGTAAATCGGGGCATATTGCTGTTTTGGGAATAATGGGCGAAGAAGGTGATGACAGTCAATTATTTGAGTTTTTTGAAAGCTTCCTACCCATTAATAATGGAGAAACTAAAGCTATTCATCAAAAAATAGATTTATCTAGTTTATTTTTGGAAGATAAAAACTATTATTCTTATGGCGGATCTTTAACTACGCCACCATGTACCGAAGGTGTAAACTGGTTCGTTTTTAAACAACCTTTTATACTATCGGAAAAAGAAGTTTTAAAACTAAGAAATAATATGCCCGTTAACAATTATAGAAATGAGCAACCCCTAAACGATCGTAAAGTTAAATTCAATTATTAA